One Microplitis mediator isolate UGA2020A chromosome 3, iyMicMedi2.1, whole genome shotgun sequence DNA segment encodes these proteins:
- the LOC130665765 gene encoding ankyrin repeat and MYND domain-containing protein 2 produces MTPTTESLSDLQKQVFSRISNNEAAELCALLASNKMKIDFVDENGMSPLQHACYKGNKEIVQMLLDQGADVNACQHEHAYTALHFAALSGNADLCHLLMSHGAKLTATNSVGRTPAQMAAFVGNHNCVATINNYIPKADIDYYIKPQGLQTEPMLPPHLADSLHKFIMQVNVHPVRVAMSLQRCTGLLDHLPKVQKVLESMRHREMTRGTDTNEIMAFKYHYLSCIVSELIKCQKRLEARKAEKINGDKSADEEKNKTDPVEFFIRALLKCSRSDGLPEYQEALLREIVREFPFRESMIFRQMVATLAGTDPPSAVSVISAAINGQRGFADNQQICMTCGEEKATKKCSKCKAVQYCDRECQRLHWFLHKKECARVSPSCIGSAAGNPKVTDTDKVDIANAVKNEIGNLNIK; encoded by the exons ATGACACCGACAACAGAAAGTCTATCAGATCTCCAAAAACAAGTATTTTCACGAATAAGTAACAATGAAGCCGCGGAACTCTGCGCTCTCCTCGCTTCCAACAAAATGAAGATCGACTTCGTCGACGAAAACGGTATGAGTCCTCTCCAGCATGCCTGTTACAAAGGAAATAAAGAGATTGTCCAGATGCTGCTCGACCAG GGAGCTGATGTAAATGCGTGTCAACACGAGCATGCATACACGGCATTGCATTTCGCGGCATTGAGTGGCAACGCAGATTTATGTCACCTGCTGATGTCTCATGGTGCCAAACTTACGGCGACGAATAGCGTAGGCAGGACACCCGCACAAATGGCTGCCTTCGTAGGGAATCACAACTGCGTAGCCACCATCAACAATTACATACCAAAGGCTGATATTGATTACTACATAAAACCACAGGGATTACAAACAGAGCCGATGTTGCCTCCGCATCTGGCCGATTCCCTTCACAAGTTCATTATGCAGGTCAATGTACATCCGGTTAGAGTCGCTATGAGCTTGCAGAGGTGTACTGGTCTACTAGATCATTTACCGAAg gTTCAAAAAGTATTGGAGTCTATGCGTCATCGTGAAATGACCAGAGGTACGGACACAAATGAAATAATGGCATTTAAATATCACTACCTGAGTTGTATTGTAAGCGAGTTGATAAAATGCCAGAAGCGGCTGGAAGCGAGAAAAGCTGAGAAAATAAACGGAGACAAATCAGCTgatgaggaaaaaaataaaacggacccggtggaattttttatacgcGCACTGCTGAAGTGCAGCAGAAGCGACGGCCTTCCGGAATACCAGGAGGCTCTGCTGAGAGAAATAGTGAGGGAGTTCCCGTTCCGCGAGAGCATGATATTCAGGCAGATGGTGGCCACTTTGGCTGGAACTGACCCGCCGTCGGCGGTGTCTGTTATATCCGCGGCTATCAATGGACAGCGCGGGTTCGCGGACAATCAGCAGATCTGCATGACCTGTGGAGAAGAAAAGGCGACCAAGAAGTGCAGCAAATGCAAGGCGGTTCAGTACTGCGACCGCGAGTGCCAGAGATTGCACTGGTTTTTGCACAAGAAAGAATGCGCGCGCGTGAGTCCTTCTTGTATTGGATCCGCTGCTGGAAATCCTAAAGTTACTGATACTGACAAAGTCGATATTGCCAATGCTGTTAAAAACGAAATCGGCAATTtgaatatcaaataa
- the LOC130665366 gene encoding phospholipase A1 member A yields MTRIYLIIISVCLLARSLDAGITEELVRLAKGPIQEAFESGAANEFKKEDCIWRRGYDTDDCPDPDVHIYLYTPGKSRRELVVGSSDWLRFDYDPTKENIILIHGYAGGDETLPISVLRDAYMKNGSYNVFLVDWGKLCAAPCYPAAVANLRPVARCLALSLTSLRHLGMPIARTTCVGHSLGAHLCGIMANYLLFRMHRIVGLDPARPLVRPGLGNRLDSGDADFVEVIHTNAGYYGEIGRVGHVDVCVNGGKVQPFCEDKQNHQLCSHVWVVCYMAQSIDGDKPLIAEPCSRRCPSGPRISVRAGQDLLVGQHTPIGSKGSFCLTSYDPPYCPKFSADGRGDPRCCM; encoded by the exons atgacccgtatttatttaataattatcagtgTTTGCTTACTTGCCCGCAGTTTAGACGCAGGCATCACCGAGGAACTGGTGCGTCTTGCAAAAGGTCCGATCCAAGAAGCCTTCGAGAGCGGGGCCGCAAATGAGTTCAAAAAAGAAGACTGTATTTGGCGACGAGGTTACGATACTGATGATTGTCCTGATCCagatgtacatatatatttatacacacCAGGTAAATCTAGAAGAGAACTCGTGGTCGGTTCTTCGGACTGGCTGAGGTTCGACTATGACCCGACGAAGGAAAATATCATTTTGATTCACGGCTATGCcg GAGGTGACGAGACTCTTCCTATCTCAGTATTACGGGACGCGTATATGAAGAACGGAAGCTACAACGTCTTCTTGGTGGATTGGGGAAAATTATGCGCGGCTCCGTGTTATCCTGCAGCGGTAGCGAATCTTCGTCCAGTGGCGCGATGTCTCGCGTTATCGCTGACGAGTCTCCGGCACCTGGGGATGCCGATCGCGAGAACAACTTGCGTGGGTCACTCCCTGGGAGCTCATCTCTGTGGAATAATGGCGAATTATTTGCTCTTCAGAATGCACAGAATCGTGGGACTGGACCCTGCCCGTCCCCTAGTGAGACCAGGTCTCGGAAACCGGCTGGACAGCGGTGACGCTGATTTCGTTGAGGTGATTCACACCAATGCCGGTTATTACGGTGAAATCGGACGAGTCGGTCATGTTGATGTGTGCGTCAATGGTGGAAAAGTCCAGCCGTTTTGTGAAGACAAGCAGAATCATCAGCTGTGCAGTCATGTGTGGGTTGTCTGCTACATGGCGCAGAGTATTGACGGCGACAAGCCGCTGATTGCTGAACCCTGCTCCCGAAGATGCCCCTCGGGTCCGAGGATCAGTGTCCGCGCTGGACAGGATTTGCTTGTGGGTCAACACACGCCGATTGGTTCCAAAGGGTCGTTTTGCTTGACCAGTTATGACCCTCCCTATTGTCCAAAGTTTTCTGCTGATGGTCGCGGTGATCCACGCTGCTGCATGTGA
- the LOC130665365 gene encoding T-box transcription factor TBX6-like → MAFLYGPPIGLNFEVIERMKLEHIMNNVPQLSKNVAVTLQRKELWKEFNSNTTEMVITKQGRRMYPGVEICVVGLEPMAYYCIMLEIEPASNNRYKYVTNESQNGSGSKVKTGRWITSGNGELQPPIDRRIVVHPDSPATGDHWMREAVSFSKIKITNNTDDRQNNILLCSMHKYHVKIWIIQSPHTSPMALFTHPSSKFIFNETEFIAVTAYQNTTIKIIKIDNNPFAKGFRQNGKRKSGEIAHVNREDEGSDDEEIKRATKDDSGISSNGASPPPVMQEEENQVKLHRPWLDSSSPSTPNLPPHLPPQLPPVPQMPSTSTGVLPPNPFIPTYENGYTATVLVPPPVPAFPHNYPAGYLGTFPWYR, encoded by the exons ATGGCGTTCCTCTATGGCCCACCGATAGGACTTAACTTTGAag ttatagaACGTATGAAATTGGAGCACATAATGAACAATGTACCACAGTTGTCGAAAAATGTCGCCGTTACATTGCAAAGAAAAGAACTGTGGAAAGAATTCAATAGTAACACTACCGAGATGGTGATTACGAAGCAAGGAAG gCGAATGTACCCAGGGGTCGAAATCTGCGTGGTAGGACTGGAGCCAATGGCGTATTACTGTATAATGTTAGAAATAGAACCAGCGTCGAATAACCGCTATAAGTATGTGACCAACGAATCGCAAAATGGCTCTGGTTCTAAAGTCAAGACCGGGCGATGGATTACTTCCGGAAATGGTGAACTCCAACCACCAATAGATCGACGAATTGTTGTGCATCCCGACAGCCCGGCTACAGGTGATCATTGGATGCGGGAGGCCGTTAGTTTTTCTAAGATCAAAATAACAAACAACACAGATGATCGGCAAAATAAT atCCTCCTCTGCTCGATGCACAAATACCACGTAAAGATTTGGATCATCCAGTCGCCGCATACCAGTCCAATGGCTCTTTTCACGCATCCTTCTTCAAAATTCATCTTTAACGAGACGGAATTCATAGCAGTTACGGCTTATCAAAATAcaacgataaaaataataaagatcgATAACAACCCATTCGCAAAAGGATTCCGACAAAACGGTAAGAGGAAGAGTGGGGAAATCGCGCATGTGAACCGCGAGGACGAGGGTTCCGATGACGAGGAAATAAAGCGCGCGACAAAAGACGACAGTGGGATCAGTAGCAATGGAGCCAGTCCACCTCCAGTGATGCAAGAAGAAGAGAACCAAGTAAAATTACATAGACCATGGCTCGATTCTTCTTCGCCCTCTACACCTAATTTACCTCCGCATTTACCTCCGCAATTACCTCCGGTACCCCAGATGCCGTCGACATCAACTGGGGTCCTTCCTCCGAATCCATTCATTCCGACATATGAAAATGGTTATACCGCGACAGTGCTGGTTCCCCCACCCGTACCAGCATTTCCGCATAATTACCCCGCCGGGTATCTAGGTACCTTTCCTTGGTACAGATAA